A genomic window from Motacilla alba alba isolate MOTALB_02 chromosome 6, Motacilla_alba_V1.0_pri, whole genome shotgun sequence includes:
- the RRP12 gene encoding RRP12-like protein — protein MAAGAGSGKGAARAAARGAGSSMARSGRLRSGAAAKLKRWRKGHSSDSNPETRQHRLAARSRFCSRPAEKSNLTVDAVKLHNELQSGSLRLERARDSAQFRMEEDSAEEAATEKSSGTFLSGLSDCTNVTFSKVQRFWESNSAAHKEICAVLAAVTEVIRSRGGKESETEYFAALMTTLEAVESPESLSAVAYLLNLVLKRVPSPVLIKKFSDASKAFMSIVSSQACSSSTSALRWVLSCLATLLRKQDLAAWSYPVTLQVYHGLLSFCVHTKPKVRKAAQYGVCSVLRGSEFMFGDAAPEHHPAAPSTAKFCVQEIEKAGGAKEATTTLHVLALLRDVLPCFPAAVVKTCCETLLRVMTLSHVLVTACAMQAFHSLFSAQASVACLPAELNAQIITALYDYVPSTSDLQPLLTWLSTMERAHINLGRLQKDLCWAHLPRLFSAAMNCFLSPHSQVVSAAAQALETVLSECIAPHMEDVGTVSASAPAPAAYLCKMFRSVEEGLTYRFHAAWDEVLRVLEIFFETCGKQCHPIMRKCLQSLCDLRLSPHFPYTAEVDQAVGAAVSTMGPEVLLEAVPLEINGKEETLDFPRSWLLPVLRDNVQGARLGFFTSYFLPLAAALKSRALEFTQAGKSVEAKIYDTLQWQVWTLLPGFCTHPTDVLGAFKGLARTLGMAISERPDLRPTVCQALRTLINKGCETDAERAEVGRFAKNFLPILFNVYSQPEGDGGTSAQRRSVLDTVRAYLTITDPQMVCGLLEKASAKLTSPESSEFARLSILDLIVAMAPYADEQSLDSLYRTIQPSLQSKERSMQKKAYRVLEEVCAAPHAPCQAFVHSHLQDLQATLLDSLKSAASPAKRPRLKCLFHIVKQLSAEHEPFVTALVPEVILCTKEVSVGARKNAFMLLVEMGHAFIRFGPTPEEAMQRFLLLIYVGLTGSVTMISCTVLALTRLFFEFKDHLEFSVVEQLLQNICLLLASRTRDVVKAALGFLKVTLLLVDTKLLAKHVQTMLEAVGNLSDDMRRHFRMKLRNLFIKFIRKFGFELVKGLLPAEYHKVLVNIRKAESRSRKQRALKKAAADMDEEEAPPPQPRGDSMEEILADSEDEEEEEEERHRSKEWRKQARQKGQAWLKEGEDDEPLNFLDPNVSQRVLATKPGPKRSRGVSHDFQMSEDGRLIIHEEEEELDDDETKGADEEMADVLQDVGLRSKKSQKRRFREEPDDEEAEAGTCSQYRAGGSGIHRPLNKEPAFGAEYRSKKGKGDVKKKGQLDPYAYIPLNRAKLNRRKRAKMQGQFKGLMKGAQRGAKAGRRNRLKAQRS, from the exons ATGGCGGCCGGCGCCGGAAGCGGAAAGGGGGCTGCGCGCGCGGCCGCACGCGGGGCCGGCTCCAGCATGGCGCGCAGCGGGAGGCTCCGCTCGGGAGCCGCGGCCAAGCTGAAGCGCTGGCGGAAGGGCCACAGCAGCGACTCCAACCCCGAGACCCGCCAGCATCGTCTGGCTGCCCGCAGCCGCTTCTGCAGCCGGCCGGCGG AGAAAAGTAACCTGACGGTGGATGCAGTGAAGCTGCACAATGAGCTGCAGTCGGGGTCCCTGCGTCTGGAGCGGGCGCGTGACAGCGCCCAGTTCCGGATGGAGGAGGACAGCGCTGAGGAGGCTGCCACAGAGAAGTCCTCCGGCACCTTTCTGAGCGGGCTGAGCGACTGCACTAACGTCACCTTCAGCAAGGTGCAGCGCTTCTGGGAGTCCAACTCTGCTGCTCACAAAGAG aTCTGTGCCGTGCTGGCGGCTGTGACAGAGGTGATCCGCTCCCGGGGGGGCAAGGAGAGCGAGACGGAATACTTTGCTGCACTG ATGACCACGCTGGAGGCAGTGGAGTCCCCCGAGTCGCTGTCTGCTGTCGCCTACCTGCTTAACCTTGTCCTAAAGCG GGTCCCGAGCCCTGTTCTGATAAAAAAGTTCTCGGATGCCTCAAAAGCCTTCATGAGTATCGTGTCCTCAcaggcctgcagcagctccacctctGCCCTGCGATGG GTCCTCTCTTGCCTGGCCACACTGCTGCGGAAGCAAGACTTGGCAGCCTGGAGCTACCCTGTCACCCTGCAGGTCTATCATGGCTTGTTGAGCTTTTGTGTTCATACCAAGCCCAAG GTGCGGAAAGCGGCGCAGTATGGCGTGTGTTCTGTCCTGAGGGGCAGCGAGTTCATGTTTGGCGATGCAGCCCCTGAGCATCACCCTGCAGCGCCCTCCACTGCCAAGTTCTGTGTGCAGGAGATTGAAAAAGCTGGAG gtgccAAGGAGGCCACCACCACCCTGCATGTCCTTGCCCTGCTGCGGGATGTGctgccctgctttcctgcagctgtggtgaAGACCTGCTGTGAGACCTTGCTCCGAGTCATGACCCTCAGCCATGTG CTGGTGACAGCATGTGCCATGCAAGCTTTCCACAGCCTCTTCAGCGCCCAGGCCAGTGTGGCCTGCCTGCCAGCTGAGCTCAATGCCCAGATCATCACT GCTCTCTACGACTACGTGCCCAGCACGAGTGACCTGCAGCCGCTGCTGACCTGGCTGTCCACCATGGAGCGGGCACACATCAACCTGGGCAG gctgcagaaGGACCTGTGCTGGGCTCACCTGCCCCGGCTCTTCTCTGCTGCCATGAACTGCTTCCTCTCCCCACACTCGCAGgtggtgtcagcagcagcacaggcccTGGAG ACTGTCCTGAGTGAGTGTATTGCTCCCCACATGGAGGATGTGGGCACTGTGTCCGcatctgccccagcccctgctgcttaCCTGTGCAAGATGTTCAG ATCAGTGGAGGAAGGGCTGACATACCGTTTCCATGCAGCATGGGATGAAGTTCTGCGAGTGTTGGAGATCTTCTTTGAGACATGTGGGAAGCAGTGCCATCCCATCATGAGGAAG TGTCTCCAGTCCTTGTGTGACCTGCGTCTCTCTCCGCACTTTCCCTACACTGCTGAAGTGGACCAGGCAGTGGGGGCTGCTGTGAGCACCATGGGTCCTGAGGTGCTCCTGGAAGCTGTGCCCCTGGAGATCAATGGCAAGGA GGAGACACTGGATTTCCCCCGCAGCTGGCTGCTGCCGGTGCTGCGGGACAACGTGCAGGGTGCACGCCTTGGCTTCTTCACCAGTTACTTCTTGCCTTTGGCGGCTGCCCTGAAAAGCAGAG cccTGGAGTTTACCCAGGCTGGGAAGAGTGTGGAGGCCAAGATCTACGACACGCTGCAGTGGCAG GTCTGGACTCTGCTTCCTGGCTTCTGCACCCATCCCACAGATGTGCTGGGGGCCTTCAAGGGGCTGGCCCGCACGCTGGGCATGGCCATCAGTGAGCGCCCAGATCTCCGCCCCACTGTGTGCCAGGCCTTGCGCACCCTCATCAACAAAGGCTGCGAGACAG ATGCGGAGCGGGCAGAAGTGGGTCGCTTTGCCAAAAATTTCCTGCCCATCCTGTTCAACGTGTACAGCCAACCTGAGGGGGATGGGGGCACAAGTGCTCAGCGCCGCTCTGTGCTGGACACTGTCCGTGCTTACCTGACCATCACGGATCCTCAG aTGGTGTGCGGATTACTGGAGAAAGCCAGTGCAAAGCTGACCAGTCCTGAGAGCTCCGAGTTTGCCAG actcTCCATCCTAGACCTGATAGTGGCAATGGCACCCTATGCTGATGAGCAGTCCCTGGACTCCTTGTACCGTACCATCCAGCCTTCCCTCCAG agcaaaGAGCGCAGCATGCAGAAGAAGGCGTATCGTGTGCTAGAGGAGGTGTGTGCTGCTCCCCACGCTCCCTGCCAGGCCTTCGTCCACTCCCACCTCCAGGACCTGCAGGCAACGCTGCTGGACTCGCTCAAGAGCGCAGCATCCCCGGCCAAAAGG CCACGGCTGAAATGCCTGTTCCACATTGTGAAACAGCTGTCTGCAGAGCACGAGCCTTTTGTCACTGCTCTGGTCCCAGAG GTCATCCTATGCACCAAGGAGGTGTCCGTGGGGGCCCGGAAAAACGCCTTCATGCTGCTCGTGGAGATGGGCCATGCTTTCATCCGCTTTGGACCCACCCCTGAAG AGGCCATGCAGCGGTTCCTGCTCCTGATCTACGTGGGCCTCACTGGCTCAGTCACCATGATCAGCTGCACCGTGCTGGCACTGACCCGCCTGTTCTTCGAGTTCAAAG ATCACCTGGAGTTCAGTGtggtggagcagctcctgcagaacaTCTGCCTGTTGCTGGCCTCCCGCACGCGGGATGTGGTCAAGGCAGCCCTGGGATTCCTGAAGGTCACACTGCTGCTGGTGGACACCAAGCTCCTGGCCAAGCATGTCCAGACAATG ctggaggctgtggggAACCTTTCAGATGACATGAGACGCCACTTCCGTATGAAGCTGCGAAACCTCTTCATCAAGTTCATCCGCAAGTTTGG CTTTGAGCTGGTgaaggggctgctgccagccgaGTACCATAAGGTGTTGGTGAACATCCGCAAGGCGGAATCCCGAAGCCGCAAGCAGCGTGCCCTGAAGAAGGCAGCTGCAGATATGGATGAGGAGGAGGCACCACCACCACAGCCCAGAGGAGACAG TATGGAGGAGATCCTGGCTGACtcagaggatgaggaggaggaagaagaggaacgGCATCGGAGCAAGGAGTGGAGGAAGCAAGCACGGCAGAAGGGCCAGGCATGGCtgaaggaaggggaagatgATGAGCCCCTCAACTTCCTGGACCCTAATGTGTCCCAGCGGGTGCTGG CCACCAAGCCAGGCCCCAAGCGGTCCAGAGGAGTGAGCCATGATTTCCAGATGTCTGAGGATGGACGCCTGATCATCcatgaagaggaagaggagctggaTGATGATGAAACCAAAG GAGCAGATGAGGAGATGGCAGATGTGCTGCAAGATGTGGGGCTCCGCAGT aagaagaGTCAGAAGCGTCGGTTCAGAGAGGAGCCAGACGATGAGGAAGCTGAGGCTGGAACCTGTTCTCAGTATAGAG ctggaGGCTCTGGGATCCATCGGCCGCTGAACAAGGAGCCAGCCTTTGGTGCAGAGTACCGATCCAAG AAGGGTAAAGGTGATGTGAAGAAGAA